The Epinephelus lanceolatus isolate andai-2023 chromosome 13, ASM4190304v1, whole genome shotgun sequence genomic interval tcagtcaTGAAAACATAAAGAGGCACTTGTGGTTTCTGTCATGACAGGATGCACCAAATGAGAGATATGTTTCTTAACTACTTGGCTCCACCTGCTGGACATACTGGTCCACTGTATCCAGTTTTCCCTTAAggtttatttgtttataatgACCTCTTAGAGCTCTTCTTGTCATTTGTTTGGTCAAGACTTTCAGTGAGTTTAAATCAGTAACTTTCAGTCAAAGTAAACACACAGTCAAACATGTggaaaaatgtcagtgtgaccttTAAAAACTTCCATTTTGTTTATCACGTTTctacaaaagcaattatttatATTCCGTTTAGACATTAAGAAGTGCTGTGCTAAGTGTTATCAAATGATGATGtagatttctttctttcaccaTGTGCCTATCTGACAGAGTGCGAAGAGTGTTGCGTGACTCTTCCTACTCTGGTGTCTTTTTCAGGACCCAGACCTCGTTCCTTCGGTTGGTGAGTTTGAAGGGACTGTCGTACCCGGCTGCGTAGAACGGCTTGTCGACGTATTGGAGACCGTCCCTCTGCAGGCTCTCGATGAGTTTCAGGAGCTCTTCGCGCTTCATTTTCTCGTTGGCGAACCCACCGAACGTcctgaaagaaagacaaagaagaatCTCAGTTTAAGTTCTGCATATCTGGGATTTAAAGTCATTTATCAGCTTTCTTCTAACTATTCTTTTGATTGTTATGGTGTGTGCAAACAGTCGGACATGTACAGTAATAAAAGGACCAAGTTGCATTTTGACACTTTTACATAATGTCACCTTAAAGTGGCAATTAAATATATTATCAAAGGATGCCTCGGTTGAACTCTACCTGACATAAGCTGTGAACTCTTTCCTGTGCTCCACAAACACATCTGGGTCGCTCGGCTCCGGTGGACTCTCCTGATGCTCCTCTGGGATGTAGAAAGACACAGTGAACTGAGATTCACACGTGGGGCCGGCTCCAGGGTCCACGCGGCACGTCACAGGGGCCGTCATCTCCACTTTCACCTCTGAGGATCAAGGAAATAAATACTTAAGttcaaaggaacagtgtgtgggattaagtggcgtctagcagtgaggactgcagattgcaaccagctgaaacttctcctgtgtgccgaGCGCaaactcctggttagaattccttcagtgttcattgtacAGGAGGTTTATACCAGGAGCCGAACTATctgcaaaggtctcttcctcttcaaaatgAATGGAGCAGGTGATTTTAACCAGTAAAAagactgaataaagtagtttcaaatcagtgtttctctgttgCCATTTGGCTCCAAGGCCCCgctctgagctactgtagaaacatgccgATGTAACATGTCAGATTCTGTAGACATAAACGGCTCATTTTATGGTGACGGAAACACAAAAACTCTCACCAGTGGTtatccatgaccaaaacatacATACCAACCATAAACTAACATGGAGTGGTCAGCACTAGGGTCCAACAGCGCCTACACTCCCTCCACAGGCTGAGGGTCTTTGGAGTCAACCACAAAGTGTTGCTCCTCTCCTATCATGCCATAGTTGCGAGCATCCTGCAGTGTGGCATCTCAGCCTGACTTGGCAACTTCAGTGTACAACTGAAGGC includes:
- the hebp2 gene encoding heme-binding protein 2 isoform X1, with the translated sequence MARKQTHPIPLQLHQSRDITDSFDHPPAAMMKALGQVLFSSGLQSPKYSEEEKKGEDYEIRTYHATKWMSTTLSGMQLDAAMNAGFRRLFSYIQGNNHNKVKVEMTAPVTCRVDPGAGPTCESQFTVSFYIPEEHQESPPEPSDPDVFVEHRKEFTAYVRTFGGFANEKMKREELLKLIESLQRDGLQYVDKPFYAAGYDSPFKLTNRRNEVWVLKKTPE
- the hebp2 gene encoding heme-binding protein 2 isoform X2, with the protein product MMKALGQVLFSSGLQSPKYSEEEKKGEDYEIRTYHATKWMSTTLSGMQLDAAMNAGFRRLFSYIQGNNHNKVKVEMTAPVTCRVDPGAGPTCESQFTVSFYIPEEHQESPPEPSDPDVFVEHRKEFTAYVRTFGGFANEKMKREELLKLIESLQRDGLQYVDKPFYAAGYDSPFKLTNRRNEVWVLKKTPE